The sequence ACACGTGCAGGCGCCACGGCCCTTCGTGCCCGGCGAGCCGCTCCGCGATCCGCCGCGCGCACACGCCGGCCCACTTCGACACCGACGGCGCGGACACCGGCTCCGGATCCGGCAGGCACTGCAATGCGAACGCGACGCACGGAGCTCCCGCGGCGTCCCGGTCCGAGAGGGCGCTCTCGACGAAGCCGCGGCCGCGCGCCGCGTGGACGGACTCCGGGAAGGCGCGGGCGAGCTGCGCCGCGAGCCGCCGCTCGAAGCCGGGTGCGCAGGCGTGGACGCGCGCCGCGCTCATTGGAACGGCGTCGGATCGTCGGTGCGCTGCAGGCCGAACTCGTCCTCGGACAGGCCGGATATCAGGATCGCGAGCCCGAGCCGGTCGAGATCGCCCCCAGCGGGGACGGCGGGCGCGGATGGGATGGCGGCCGGCGGGACGTCGCCCTTCGCGCCGCCGAAGAACCCGCGCGCGGTCTGCACCATCGTGTGGTACTCGATCGACACCTTGGGCAGCCCGTCGTCGCGGAGCCAGCGGTTCACGTTGGTCGGCCCCGCGTTGTACGCCGCGAGCGCGAGCTCCTCGTCGCCGCCGAACTGCTTCACCAGCCGCGCGATGTAGTAGCTGCCGGCGGCGACGTTGAACTCCGGATCGAAGGAGTCGACGCGCCCGCGCCAGCCGATGCACTCCGCGAGGTAGTCGGCGGTCTTCGGCATGAGCTGCATGAGGCCGCGCGCGCCGACCGGCGAGACCGCCTCGGGGTCGAAGCGCGACTCGACCCAGATGATGCCGTAGATGAAGGCCTCGGTGAGGCCGTTGTCGC is a genomic window of Pseudomonadota bacterium containing:
- a CDS encoding lytic transglycosylase domain-containing protein is translated as MSPLSRSSALALAALAAAALGCGAPAEAPRRSGPVAKARPAGDDGSDSFIAERARLATLARRGTWGPDDERVRAISKLVAKAARDNGLTEAFIYGIIWVESRFDPEAVSPVGARGLMQLMPKTADYLAECIGWRGRVDSFDPEFNVAAGSYYIARLVKQFGGDEELALAAYNAGPTNVNRWLRDDGLPKVSIEYHTMVQTARGFFGGAKGDVPPAAIPSAPAVPAGGDLDRLGLAILISGLSEDEFGLQRTDDPTPFQ